The Populus alba chromosome 4, ASM523922v2, whole genome shotgun sequence genome contains a region encoding:
- the LOC118053596 gene encoding uncharacterized protein At5g39865: MGCASSKQKRCKHCQTPYSPVPRSYSMHVVHPPQQKGDSYHVVALTSTTLGTLALDSANQNQNGTVDVAVKGDDQRKNVSDFDESNGFVKDSKELNSKEEFSMGLIEAKTWSSMIQEKIPKVVPRTPIMTSPGEPETINTWELMAGLEDMMTPHLSHRFRSFSFDVSRDPRSIPDSPKMNLQPNGTLSPDNNTPGWLQVADEDANSKCPEFDPAEVSPTHSFYIKPIDSEKRPHFARDDSSLLVNDVVKVNFVAKDCERSKDKLVVYFTSLRGVRKTYEACCHVRLILKSLGVRVDERDVSMHSGFKEELRELMGEGFSGGGLPRVFIGRKYVGGAEEIRRMHEERQLEKLVEGCEMLGDGGGGGVGEACETCGDIRFVPCETCSGSCKIYYEGDDEEQEELEEGEETGEYGFQRCPDCNENGLIRCPICCD, from the exons ATGGGTTGCGCAAGTTCTAAACAAAAGCGATGCAAGCATTGCCAGACACCGTATTCACCGGTGCCTCGAAGCTATTCAATGCATGTTGTTCATCCACCACAACAAAAAGGCGATAGCTACCATGTGGTGGCACTCACCTCCACCACATTAGGTACACTCGCGCTTGATTCTGCGAATCAGAATCAGAATGGTACTGTTGATGTTGCTGTGAAAGGCGATGATCAAAGGAAGAATGTTAGTGATTTTGATGAATCAAATGGGTTTGTGAAGGATAGTAAAGAATTGAATAGCAAGGAGGAGTTTTCGATGGGACTAATTGAGGCCAAGA cttggTCTAGTATGATCCAAGAAAAAATCCCAAAAGTTGTTCCAAGGACTCCAATTATGACATCACCTGGAGAGCCAGAAACTATCAATACTTGGGAATTGATGGCAGGGCTTGAAGATATGATGACTCCTCATTTGTCTCATCGGTTTCGCAGTTTCTCTTTTGATGTTTCTCGTGATCCAAGATCAATACCTGATAGTCCCAAAATGAATTTGCAGCCGAATGGCACATTGTCTCCTGATAATAACACGCCTGGGTGGCTTCAAGTTGCAGATGAGGATGCTAATTCCAAGTGTCCGGAATTCGATCCTGCAGAGGTCTCTCCCACACATTCATTTTACATTAAGCCAATAGATAGCGAGAAACGGCCTCATTTTGCAAGGGATGATTCGTCATTGCTTGTGAATGATGTTGTAAAGGTAAATTTTGTTGCAAAAGATTGTGAGCGCAGTAAGGATAAGTTAGTTGTTTATTTTACAAGCTTGCGAGGGGTGCGCAAAACATACGAGGCTTGTTGCCATGTGAGGTTGATATTAAAAAGCTTAGGAGTCCGCGTTGATGAACGAGATGTATCAATGCATTCAGGGTTCAAGGAGGAGTTGAGAGAGCTAATGGGAGAAGGGTTTAGTGGGGGAGGGTTACCAAGAGTGTTTATTGGGAGAAAATACGTTGGCGGAGCAGAGGAAATTCGGCGAATGCACGAGGAAAGACAATTAGAGAAACTGGTTGAAGGATGTGAAATGTTGGGtgatggtggtggaggtggGGTTGGAGAGGCTTGTGAAACTTGTGGGGATATCAGGTTTGTGCCTTGTGAGACATGTTCAGGGAGTTGTAAGATATATTATGAAGGTGATGATGAAGAACAGGAAGAGttagaagaaggagaagagactGGTGAATATGGGTTTCAGCGTTGCCCTGATTGCAATGAGAATGGACTAATACGCTGCCCCATTTGCTGTGACTAG